Part of the Etheostoma spectabile isolate EspeVRDwgs_2016 chromosome 21, UIUC_Espe_1.0, whole genome shotgun sequence genome is shown below.
AATATAATTTACACAAGAAAGCGGTGGACTTCAATCATTTTACGATGCCATCAGCTTgcattttaatattgaccaatgCACCTCACCACATCTGTCTGGCACAGGCGTCAGCAACCTTCACATTCAAATGAGAGATTTTCGGCAAAATTTATGTGGAGCCGCAAAAAATATTTCGATGAAGCCTATTCAGTGCAATTTCATTTAAAGTGTCAAATTATGACAATAGAGTTGCTGTGCTCTGTTTTGTGCAGCAGTTCTGAAAGttcactctctttctttcatcCCCAGCTGGATACTTTTTGAGCAAATGCTCTGTTCTGGAAATGTCTttcaatattacatttttggaTTTGGAATCCATAACTTGTCTGGTGTAAACTCAAGATCGCCATTGCTGTTTggggcaacaacaaaaaaagtggcCAGGGGTATGTGTAGCTCATGAGACCAGGTTGCCATGGGCTTGACactattttaacatattttagcATATATatggaaataaatatatataattttattacCCTCAATGGAGATGTACAATCTGACTTTGGGCCTACAATAATGACTCATTAATTAATTTCCTATAAAGTCCTAATATATTGCctcaattggacagatgtctatcTAGCTTGTccctggatttaccctgcagagatcggaggaccaggtaccatagtcctcaagattgacagatagtctagctagctgtctggatttaccctgcgagatcGGAGGACCATgtacctagtcctcagatttgacagatagtctagctagctgtctggatttaccctgcaagatcGGAGGACcagtaccatagtcctcagattggacagatagtctagctagctgtctggataccctgcagagatctgaggccaGGTAACCAAtccctcagattggacagatagtctagctagctgtctggattttaaccctgcagagatctaggaccagtaaccatatcCTCAATTGGACCGATCGTCCTATCTAGCTGTCTgattccctgcagagatctgaggaccaggtacccctAGTCCTAGATTGGCCCTATATTCTATTACCTGTCTGGctttaccctgcagatatctgaggacaagtaaccatagtcttcagattgagacatatagtctagctagctgtctggatttaccctgccgagatctgaggaccagtaccatagtcctcagattggacagatagtctagctcgctgtctgatttaccctgcagagatctggggaccaggtaaccatagtcctagaGTTGGACGATAGTCCTAGCTAGCTGTCCTGGATTTAACCctggcagagatctgaggaccaggtacccatagcCTCAGagttgacagatagtctactagctgtctggatttaccctgcagagagatctgaggaccaggtaaccatagtcttcagattggacaatagtctagctactgtctggtTTAACCCTGCGAGAtctgggaccaggtaacccatagtcctcagattggacagatatctagctagctgtcttggATTTAACCCTGCAGATGATCtgggaccagtaaccataggtCCTCAGATTGGGACAGatcagtctagctagctgtctgtattTACCCTGCGAGTCCTGCGGACCggggtaaccatagtcctcagattggacgatagtTTTGctagctttttgtttttccccgcagagatctgaggaccgggTAACCatatcctcagattggacatggCTAGCTTCTGGTTTCCCCTGCAGGATGGGGAACCGGGAAAACCCATATCCTCAATTGGACAATACCCCTAGCTACTTTTCTGGTTTTACCCGCAGAATCTGGGGACCAGGAAACCCATAGTCCCATATTGGACAGTATTCTAGCAGTTTTGGGGTTTTACCCTGAAAAGAACCCTAGGACCGGTAACCAAGTCCTCAATTGGACaatatctagctagctgtcgggtTTTCCCCTTTGCAGAGTTTCCTGGGGACCAAAAACCATGCCCCCTTAAAATTTGGACAGATAGTTTTGCTAGCTGCCCGGGATTTCCCCCGCAGAGATTGAGGACCGGGTACCATTCCTAAATTTGGACAGATAGCCCGGCAAAGCTTCTGTTTTACCCTGAAAGGATCGGGGGCCCaggaaaccatagtcctcagattggacagatagtctagctagctgtcggggATTTAACCCTGCGAGATCTGGGACCAGGAAACCCCATAGTCCTAAATTTGGCCAATATTCTGCTACGGGCctggttttaccctgcagagatctgaggaccgggaaaccatagtcctcagattggacagatgtttTCCCTAGCTTTtcgggatttaccctgcaagatctGGGGACCAGGAAACCCATACTTCAGAAATCcccctttaattttaaaatttccCCAACACGGGaaaaaagcagaaggtgacGGCACCGGGTAGGTTTCCTGCCAAGTGGAATGCCTTTGGATCGGTTATACTTTCAGGGGATTATGAATAAAAGTAAAACCATGATTTTTTATCCTTTCTAATAGTATCGGGCCCTACATCTGCCGGGTTTCCCTCTCTTTTGCcgcatgtgttttctgaaaattccTTTTTTGTCTGATCTTTCTAAAAATGCCAAATTTTTGAGACGCAAAACAAAAattttttgaaacttttttgaACACACAATCTGCCCGCCTCTCACCAATGTAATTGTGGGGATCTGCCTTTTTTTCGGGTTTGGGAATTTGGGTTTGTCGAATTGAACCTACCCAACTAAactaacttttttattttgccttttttcaacTTTGGGAATTTTCTGTCCcttattaaagtaaaaaaaggtttaaatttttaaatacaAACCTTAAATTTTCACACCCCaacctttttaaaacacaacCCAACCGGATTTTTGCAGGCGGGGCGCTTTTGGGTTTATTctgtcccccctcccccccccaatccGATATTTTTTCCGGGTTTTACTTTCtactcttttttacttttttttttttttcttatcctTGAGCACCCCTTCCCTCTGTCCATAACAGGGTTCACCCAAATGTTTGTTCGTGATTTTCCACTCACTCTTCATTTTCCCTATTTTCCACATCTCCACTTCCTGCCCGGGAGACCTACGTACCTGGAACTACGGGTTTTAATCCAACCAAGTAACTTTTTACTTCAGTCCtgtattaaagtaaaaatgttgAGGTCTTATACTTGGGGTTTTTTCATGccctttctatttctatttctgcTACTTTTCGGGGAATTATGTACTTTCTACTACTTAACCCAAAAAATTTTTAGTTACTAATATTACATGATAAATGTGTGCACAAAAAACACGGGGCATTTCCCTAAAAAAACcataatttaatataaaaatcaAATACCCAACCACAAAACCCCCCCCGGAAACCCAAATTTTCCCCGCgggaaaaattttttaaaatttaaaccaAAGGCTGGTAAATTTCCCCAGCCCCCTTCAGGCTAAAACGGGAAGTGCCAAAAAACCCGGGGGGTCCCGTTCCGATTCAATAAAATCTAATCGGGACCCCATATCAGACCGAAAGATACTTTATCTAAACAGATTTAGTCTTTTTGACTTCAAAATTCACATCACCCCACAACGTGTTTTCTGGACAAATGAgtttttaaatcagacaaaaaagGGGTTTAAAAATTTCCCTCTAAATTCGAAAACAATAAAGTTTATCAAAAACATCATTTTTAGTCGATTGGCCAATCGCTGTTAAATGGGCTGAGGGGgcccggcgtttcccagcatctCGGGGTCCGCCTTGGCCCCCGCAGTGGGCAGCTCGTTCGGATGACCAGGCCCGGGCGCAAAAACGATCCCCCCGGGGCGATCGGCCCCTTTgggcattttttaaatttttttttaaatcggggggtttttttattgctttcgTTTTAATTTAAAGGCATTTCTACccttttcacaataaaaccCCGGCTTAAATTCATGGGGTCTTTTGCGGGGGAAGGAAACTCAAAAAACACCCATTTGGAACGGGAAACTGTACTGGGATTAACGCCATCCTAAAACTATCGAACCCCCGATTAAATCTacttcacagtttatttttaaatcaaaaatttaTTCACAAAATTTCCATCCccagaaaaatacatttgatcATATTACATGGGTTTTGCACAATTCTTCTCTGTGCCCTTTAAAATTTTCTCTAAGGCCCACCAAAACCCCCGGGTCCTCTTTGGAGCCATCCCTGGGCCCCACACTCCCAGCAGCCCCTTTTGGgcttattaatatttttttgtaggACCTGTttgactaaaaaacaaaaatttttgATATGTTTCACCCGACCCCACCCCTCGCCGTTTGGGCCCGGCGGCTGTGGTGGAGTAGCGGGTCACGGTTTAGGGTCTCTGTGTGCTTGGCTGGGAGGAGGATCCATCAGGTCTTTGAAACCCAGTTTGGCCAGGGGCTCCTTGGCCATCAGCTGACTGGAAAACACAACATAACAAGGAGACTATggagaaatgatgaaaaatgacaATTCTTGTTAAAAGGTAGGTCTTCATTAttcactgttgattattttcccgATTAATCAAGTACTTGTACCAAGTacttgattaatcgattatccAAATAGTGGGTGATTCATTTAATAGCTATCAACTAATTGATTCATCTTTGGAGCTCCATTTAAAAGAATTATTAGAGTGTGTTTAACTTTACAGAGTCACCACATCAGTATTATAAGAGGTGtattaggctttatttttaatgagGTATTTACTTGTCCATGCGACATTCCAGGTAGTCTTTGGACTGCAGTCGGCACTTGGAGTTGTCGAAGCTGTTGTCTCTCAGGCATTTCATGAACCTCTCCTTGAAGGCTTTACACTCTCCTGAAAAGACACAACTCAGCATGAAGGTCCAGCCACGGATCATAGAGCATTAGACATTATTGCATGGCATTAGGGCTTTTCGATTATGAGGAAAATTATAATCACAatgacttttgtaaaaatgttgccTTTTTCATCAACAGTGAAAATGCTGTCAACTGTGAAACaacccttaaccctcatgttgtcctcgggtcaacttgacccgttttcctacatcaatgttccttttaattacacaaaacaggattccacacaacgctctttggcaagtacaaatatctactttcattaattttggggcgtcttattcaattttaatagcatttggagaaaataactgaagtggttttgaaatagtgttgagtaaaagttgacatattccagtctgtgattatccatcaacatccattcctttaattttagtctgaattattcctaatttctgcttttctaactcaaacattaggtatcatttcctataagtgaggtttattgaccataaattccaaaaataactatacAATTTCAAATAAGTTAGTGTTTTGTAGTgttaaaaatggcaaaaatcattgaaaaaagtgttgaaaaatgggacaaaaccttaagaaaagttaaaaacatcgatacaaagtgttgactttccattttgacgggaagacaacacaagggttaatactttttattcagaacacaagagtttacttgcaaaacgtaatgtgcaaaataatgttTGGAGTCATTTgcaacgttctctaaaggttgcaacgttaagataacccaaaactaacgttcccagaacgttaagaaaactttCCAATCAACTAACACACAACCAATACACAACCAAACCAAACCTTCAGGAAACGTTCCCgcaaccaaaaactaacgttctcagaacgttaagaaaactttCCAATCAACCAACACACAACCAATACACAACCAAACCAAACCTTCAGGAAACGTTCCCGCCACCAAAACCGAACGTTTCCAGAACGTTCTGGGTACCAAGCTGggatgtaaataaacagtaatttagCCTCGTAAAATagacttcattcaaagtcgacagaaactaaataaaactataaaaagccattttgggtcgtctttccacttttccaaccatcacaatcTTACTTTTGGTTGAAATTAATACACAGTTTACCGATTTACGTGTGAAAATATATTGGCTCGAGCCAccctaaaagtgctgtttttttaaatggagtctggtgggattAGCGCTAGCTGTTAGCAAACAGTAGGCTGTATCAGCTCGAGTGTGCGCCTGTCATGtcctgtaacgttagctttatTCCATTGTCGTCATAGTCTCACAGAACTGAGCAGTACACTGTAACGTTAACTCTAGCTATATtctcaaaattaaaattaaaagcacTATGCCTCCAAACTAATGTTATCAAGTGTGTTAACCTACAGTAGCCTACAGTCCATTTAAACTACAGCGGGGCAAACATGGCTGTCTGTGTCTTATCTCACCGAAATGATCCAGAGGGAACGAGCCTTTATCCGGAGCCCGAGGTTTAAAACTCTTCGTGCCGAAATTCATGGCGTTAGACATGATTTATTggcttttaatttttgtttgtaAAGCTGCGAGTCTTCTACAAACTAGGACGGCAACAGTCGCGTAAATATGACGTATTGTTTCAAGGCCGACCACTCCGCAAACAGACATCACTAGTCGATTAAATCGCCTTGATGATCCAAAATGATTGAAAGTCCCAATAACTTCACAAAGAAATGCAAATCGCCACCAAACATAACATTAGCTCGGTATAATTTACTAAATACTAATTGAATCGAACTTAATTGTGTTCTTTAGAAAGTAATAATCACACATGACACTTTTATTGTCCTAAATACCCTTAAATGGACTTCTGCAAACATTGTGACtcaataatgaaataataactATGCATGAAGGTTATGATATAAGGTAAACATGTACATTATGACATCATATGGCccaatgatgataatgatgcaCCTTGATAgcctaatataatatataggcTACTAATTTTgtttagatttaaaaataatagGCCTCTCATATATTTCC
Proteins encoded:
- the cox19 gene encoding cytochrome c oxidase assembly protein COX19, translated to MSNAMNFGTKSFKPRAPDKGSFPLDHFGECKAFKERFMKCLRDNSFDNSKCRLQSKDYLECRMDNQLMAKEPLAKLGFKDLMDPPPSQAHRDPKP